The following coding sequences lie in one Danio rerio strain Tuebingen ecotype United States chromosome 25, GRCz12tu, whole genome shotgun sequence genomic window:
- the mhc1lla gene encoding major histocompatibility complex class I LLA precursor → MTGKVLFVLFLLSAPTTVLTDSHSLWLLGTYIKGETQFPKLSFTVMLDDLRVGFYNSETKEFIPRDNTTNEDEAVSDVLTVIQNTLEPFMMSTLTFKNGTESPQLFQITWHCELLDNDKPGQIIFKIAFSGSTTDEVSFYNDNFTCQCQNNMATVPLESFQMHYETVCYPNCIATIRDYLKKRQTQVNGKVQPKVRLIKKVHPKSGGFRLSCLATEFYPHSINLTLLRDGQPVSDHEVTGGNLLPNGDGTYQMRKSLEIRADEREKHKYTCSVSHLSLDKILDIDFEFDPSFLIKIVIPVVVLLSLMLVLTAVLIHKCKNKRAESKETITTASTPEPTEMSETLRK, encoded by the exons ATGACTGGCAAAGTATTGTTTGTCCTGTTTCTGCTGTCAGCTCCAACCACTGTTTTAACAG ATTCTCACTCACTGTGGTTGCTTGGAACTTACATTAAAGGAGAAACTCAATTTCCTAAACTAAGTTTCACAGTCATGCTAGACGACTTGAGAGTAGGATTCTATAATTCTGAAACAAAGGAGTTCATTCCACGGGATAATACGACAAATGAAGATGAGGCTGTTTCTGATGTGCTTACTGTAATACAAAATACGTTGGAGCCCTTTATGATGTCAACACTAACGTTTAAGAACGGTACAGAAA GTCCTCAACTTTTTCAAATTACATGGCATTGTGAGCTGTTGGACAATGATAAGCCTGGacaaattatttttaagattGCTTTTAGTGGCTCAACTACAGATGAAGTGAGTTTTTATAATGACAACTTTACATGTCAATGCCAAAACAACATGGCAACTGTACCGTTGGAGTCTTTCCAGATGCATTATGAGACCGTATGTTATccaaactgcatagcaaccatcagagattatttaaaaaaaagacaaactcaAGTAAATGGAAAAG TACAACCGAAAGTTAGACTAATTAAGAAAGTACACCCAAAATCTGGAGGGTTTCGCTTGAGTTGTTTGGCGACAGAATTTTACCCCCATTCCATCAACCTGACCCTGTTAAGGGATGGACAGCCTGTATCTGATCATGAGGTCACTGGAGGAAATCTGCTGCCCAATGGAGACGGGACGTACCAGATGAGGAAGAGTCTGGAGATCAGAGCAGATGagagagaaaaacacaaatacaccTGCTCTGTCTCACACCTTAGTCTGGACAAAATCCTTGATATTGATTTTG AATTTGACCCCAGTTTCCTAATTAAAATAGTGATTCCTGTAGTGGTGCTTCTGTCTCTGATGTTGGTGCTTACAGCTGTCCTCATACACAAATGCAAGAATAAACGAGCAG AATCCAAAGAAACCATCACCACAGCATCAACACCTGAACCTACCGAGATGAGTGAAACATTAAGGAAATGA
- the si:dkey-52p2.5 gene encoding uncharacterized protein LOC100334758 precursor, producing MARTSENMIGKVLFVLFLLSGPTSVLTDFHSLQILGTYIKGDTLFPQISFTFMLDDLTVGLYITERDEFIPRDNTTNEDETVSDMLDKIKNELQPLLKGTLIFQNSTESPQLFQIAWHCELLDNNKTGQMILKIAFSGSTTDEVSFYGNNFTCQCQNNMATVPLEYFQMQFKSIYYPVCMTTLGGYLVKRQVQVNRKVQPKVRLIKKVHPKSGGFRLSCLASEFYPYFINLTLLRDGQPVSDHEVTGGDLLPNGDGTYQMRKSLEIRADEREKHKYTCSAKHLDKNLDVDFEFDPSYPVKIVIPVVVLLSLVLVLTAVLIHKCMNKQAASPPEQQEPIEMGGRLRK from the exons ATGGCTCGGACATCTGAGAACATGATTGGCAAAGTATTATTTGTTCTGTTTCTGCTGTCAGGTCCAACCTCTGTTTTAACTG ATTTTCACTCACTGCAGATACTTGGAACCTACATTAAAGGAGACACCCTATTTCCCCAAATAAGTTTCACATTTATGCTGGACGACTTGACAGTAGGGCTTTATATTACAGAAAGAGATGAATTCATTCCACGAGATAATACTACAAATGAAGATGAGACTGTTTCTGACATgcttgataaaataaaaaatgaattgcaGCCCTTATTGAAGGGAACATTAATATTTCAGAACAGTACAGAGA GTCCTCAACTTTTTCAAATTGCCTGGCATTGTGAGCTGTTGGACAATAATAAGACTGGACAAATGATTTTGAAGATTGCTTTTAGTGGCTCCACTACAGATGAAGTGAGTTTTTATGGTAACAATTTTACATGTCAGTGCCAAAACAACATGGCAACTGTACCTTTGGAGTATTTCCAGATGCAATTTAAGAGTATATATTACCCAGTCTGCATGACTACCCTCGGAGGTTATTTAGTAAAAAGACAAGTTCAAGTAAACAGAAAAG TACAACCGAAAGTCAGACTGATTAAGAAAGTACACCCAAAATCTGGAGGGTTTCGCTTGAGCTGTTTGGCGTCAGAATTTTACCCCTATTTCATCAACCTGACCCTGTTGAGAGATGGACAGCCTGTATCTGACCATGAGGTCACTGGAGGAGATCTGCTGCCCAATGGGGACGGGACGTACCAGATGAGGAAGAGTCTGGAGATCAGAGCAGACGagagagaaaaacacaaatacaccTGCTCTGCCAAACACCTGGACAAAAACCTAGATGTTGATTTCG AATTTGACCCCAGTTACCCAGTTAAAATAGTGATTCCCGTAGTGGTGCTTTTGTCTCTGGTGTTGGTGCTTACAGCTGTCCTCATACACAAATGCATGAATAAACAAGCAG catcacCGCCTGAACAACAGGAACCTATTGAGATGGGTGGAAGATTAAGGAAATGA
- the mhc1lga gene encoding major histocompatibility complex class I LGA precursor produces the protein MCKIIFLLLFLLPAAAPKGSHSLWVVATYIKGQTPFPEFSYVLMLDDITVMYYNSDTKTFFPRGNTTAEDDLYGSKDHLIIHDFMRSTFKDKWGLATKKLNKTDGVFALQQLVVLDLRADSEPGQIISQNTFEGCITDEVRYVDKKLTYQGTLNVSAPVHHIHHEYVKYLCETLIHPFYFKTLKGYLIKRRNQINRKVKPKVRLILKANSDSGGFRVSCLATGFYPRHINLTLLRDGQPVSDHGVTGGDLLPNGDGTYQMRKSLEIRGEEREKHKYTCSATHLSLDKKLDITLEFDPGELFKSVIPAVLIVLSLVLVFITGVVIYKCWMRQAASPKKDYSPSSTSEESIGTTATHEPQQEAT, from the exons ATGTGCAAAATTAtttttctccttttgtttttaCTTCCAGCTGCAGCTCCTAAAG GCTCTCATTCTTTATGGGTTGTTGCAACGTACATTAAAGGACAAACACCATTTCCTGAATTTAGTTATGTATTGATGTTGGATGATATCACAGTTATGTACTATAACAGTGATACAAAGACTTTTTTTCCGAGAGGAAACACAACAGCTGAAGATGATTTGTATGGTTCAAAAGATCACCTCATCATACATGATTTTATGCGTTCAACTTTTAAGGACAAATGGGGATTAGcaacaaaaaaattgaataaaactgatg GTGTCTTTGCCCTACAGCAGCTGGTTGTGCTTGACCTAAGGGCCGATAGTGAACCAGGACAAATTATTTCACAAAATACTTTTGAAGGATGTATCACAGATGAGGTGCGATATGTTGACAAGAAGCTTACATACCAGGGTACTTTAAATGTCTCGGCTCCTGTGCATCATATTCATCATGAATACGTCAAGTACCTCTGTGAAACATTAATACATCCATTTTACTTCAAAACACTCAAAGGTTACCTTATAAAAAGGAGAAATCAAATCAATAGAAAAG TCAAACCCAAAGtcagactcattctgaaagcaAACTCAGATTCTGGAGGGTTTCGTGTGAGTTGTTTGGCGACAGGGTTTTACCCTCGTCACATCAACCTGACCCTGTTGAGAGATGGACAGCCTGTATCTGATCATGGGGTCACTGGAGGAGATCTGCTGCCCAATGGAGACGGGACGTACCAGATGAGGAAGAGTCTGGAGATCAGAGGAGAGGagagagaaaaacacaaatacaccTGCTCTGCCACACATCTCAGTCTGGACAAGAAACTGGACATCACTTTAG AATTTGACCCGGGAGAACTATTTAAATCAGTGATTCCCGCAGTGTTAATAGTTTTGTCTCTGGTTTTGGTGTTTATAACTGGAGTCGTCATATATAAATGCTGGATGAGACAAGCAG CCTCGCCCAAAAAAGATTATTCCCCTTCTTCAA CATCTGAAGAAAGCATTGGCACAACAGCAACACATGAACCACAACAGGAAGCCACTTAA